Proteins found in one Thunnus maccoyii chromosome 5, fThuMac1.1, whole genome shotgun sequence genomic segment:
- the LOC121896788 gene encoding E3 ubiquitin-protein ligase TRIM39-like: MSAASCCLLTEDQFLCSICLDVFTNPVTIPCGHNFCKNCITEHWNSNVQCQCPICERFYNTRPELQVNTFISEVAAQFRQSAQQKASSSSSEQQAAKPVEVPCDVCTGTKLKALKSCLVCLASYCETHLEPHLTLSGLKRHQLIGPVKNLEGRMCTKHNKLLELFCKTDQMYACTLCTILDHKTHDVVPLKEEYESKKAELGKTKADVQEMIQKRQRKIWEITQSVELRQRDADREIVDGVQVFTALKESVERSQAEFIKTIKEEQRKTEKQAEDFIKVLEQEISELKKTRSEVEQLLHSEDHLQLLQSFSSLNVAPPTKDWTEVSVRPPSCEGTVVRVVAQLEETITELLRKLFEAQLKKVHQYAVDVTLDPDIAHPRPTQSNDRDDHQFSDCRCVLSKQGFSSGRFYFQVQVNRWSKWTLGVARKVTRINRGITLSPGNGYWTVCSKSSGEYFAPADPPVRLSLKSKPEKVGVFVDFDEGLVSFYDVDAAAPIYSFTGCSFTEKLHPYFSPCPNDGFRFINHGMCVLQ, encoded by the coding sequence atgtctgctgccagctgctgtctgctgactgaagatcagtttctttgctccatctgtctggatgtgttcactAATCCAGTCACCATaccatgtggacacaacttctgcaaaaactgcatcactgaGCACTGGAATAGTAATGTCCAGTGTCAGTGTCCCATCTGTGAAAGGTTTTACAACACAAGACCTGAGCTGCAGGTCAACACTTTCATCTCTGAGGTGGCTGCTCAGTTCAGACAGTCAGCTCAACagaaagccagcagcagcagctcagagcaacaagctgccaaaccagTAGAAGTTCCCTGTGACGTCTGCActggaaccaaactgaaggcccTGAAGTCCTGCCTGGTGTGTCTGGCCTCCtactgtgagactcacctggagccTCATCTGACATTGTCAGGCCTGAAGAGACATCAGCTGATCGGCCCTGTGAAGAACCTGGAAGGCAGGATGTGTACAAAGCACAATAAACTGCTGGAGTTGTTCTGTAAAACCGATCAGATGTATGCGTGCACCCTCTGCACCATTTTGGACCACAAGACACATGATGTTGTTCCTCTGAAAGAAGAATATGAAAGTaagaaggcagagctggggaAGACAAAGGCTGATGTTCAGGAGATGATACAGAAGAGACAACGAAAAATTTGGGAGATCACACAGTCAGTGGAGCTCAGGCAAagagatgcagacagagagatagtAGATGGTGTTCAGGTCTTCACCGCTTTGAAGGAGTCTGTTGAGAGAAGCCAGGCTGAATTCATCAAGACGATCAAAGAGGagcaaagaaagacagagaaacaagctgaagaCTTCATCAAAGTTCTGGAacaggaaatctctgagctgaAGAAGACAAGATCTGAGGTTGAGCAGCTCTTACACTCTGAAGACCACCTCCAGCTCCTTCAAAGCTTCTCGTCCCTGAACGTTGCTCCACccaccaaagactggacagaggtcAGCGTCCGTCCACCATCATGTGAGGGGACAGTGGTGAGAGTTGTGGCTCAACTGGAGGAGACAATCACTGAACTGTTGAGGAAGCTGTTTGAGGCACAGCTGAAGAAGGTCCATCAGTATGCAGTAGATGTGACACTCGATCCTGATATTGCACATCCCAGACCCACCCAGTCTAATGATAGAGATGATCATCAATTTAGTGACTGTAGATGTGTCTTATCAAAGCAGGGTTTCTCTTCAGGAAGGTTTTACTTCCAGGTTCAGGTTAACAGGTGGTCTAAATGGACTCTAGGAGTGGCTAGAAAGGTGACCCGTATTAACAGAGGAATCACTCTGAGTCCCGGAAATGGATACTGGACTGTATGTTCTAAGTCATCCGGTGAGTACTTCGCTCCTGCTGACCCTCCAGTCCGTCTCTCTCTGAAGTCAAAGCCTGagaaggtgggggtgtttgtggattttgatgagggtctggtctccttttatgatgttgatgctgcagctcctatctactcctttactggatgctccttcactgagaaactTCATCCATACTTCAGTCCCTGTCCGAATGATGGTTTTAGATTCATCAACCATGGAATGTGTGTATTGCAATGA